The segment TGCCATCCCGCCCCTCGAGGACGCGGGTAACGGGCACCAGGTCCGCTGCGTCCGATGGAACGAGCTCGACCTGAAGTCGGAGATCCTGGCATGAGCGATACGGTCCCCAAGGACGTCGCCGGCACCCACCACTCGACCGACAACATCCTCGAGGTCAGGAACCTCAGGAAGTACTTCCCCATCCGGGGCGGGATCTTCTCGCGCGTCGTCGCCAACGTCAAGGCGGTAGAAGACGTCTCGTTCGACGTCAAGCGCGGCGAGGTCGTCGGGCTCGTGGGCGAGTCCGGCTCTGGCAAGACGACGGTCGGCCGCTCGATCCTGCGCCTCATCGAGCCCAGCTCCGGCGAGGTGTGGTTCGACGGCACCGACATCACCAAGATCAGCAAGTCCGCGATGCGCGAGTACCGCAAGCGGATGCAGATCATCTTCCAGGACCCGTTCGCGAGCCTCAACCCGCGCATGTCGGTCGGGGACATCATCGGCGAGGCCATGACCATCCACAACCTCGCCCGCGGCCGCGAACGCGAGCAGAGGGTAGCCAGCCTGCTAGAGCGCGTCGGCCTGTCGCCCAACCACATGCGCCGCTACCCGCACGAGTTCTCGGGCGGCCAGCGCCAGCGCATCGGCATCGCGCGCGCACTGGCGGTGGACCCGGAGTTCATCGTCGCCGACGAGCCGGTCTCGGCCCTCGACGTCTCGATCCAGGCGCAGGTCGTCAACCTGCTCCTCGACCTGAAAGAGGAGCTCGGCCTCACACTGCTGTTCATCGCCCACGACCTGGGGGTCGTCGAGTACATCTCTGACCACGTGGTCGTCATGTACCTCGGCCGGATCATGGAGATCGCACCCTCCAAGGAGCTCTACGCGAACCCCATCCACCCGTACACCGAGGCGCTGCTCTCCGCCGTGCCCATCCCCGACCCCACCGTGCGGCGCGAGCGCATCATCCTCCAGGGTGACATCCCCAGCCCCATCAACCCGCCGTCCGGCTGCGTGTTCCGCACGCGCTGCCCGATCGCCACGAAGGAGTGCGCCGAGGTCGTGCCTCCGCTCGAAGAGGTCACTCCGGGCCACTTCAAGGCCTGCATCCACAGACCCTGACCGCTCCCTAGCGGTCCCTCAAGCGAACAGAACGCAGCGCGGCCCGGCCATCACGGTCGGGCCGCGGCTTATCATCCGAGCATGGCCCGTGAAGGTACCGGCGACGAACGGACCACGGCGGTCAGGAAGCTGACGCCGTCCGACGTGTTCCGGCTCATCC is part of the Trueperaceae bacterium genome and harbors:
- a CDS encoding dipeptide ABC transporter ATP-binding protein codes for the protein MSDTVPKDVAGTHHSTDNILEVRNLRKYFPIRGGIFSRVVANVKAVEDVSFDVKRGEVVGLVGESGSGKTTVGRSILRLIEPSSGEVWFDGTDITKISKSAMREYRKRMQIIFQDPFASLNPRMSVGDIIGEAMTIHNLARGREREQRVASLLERVGLSPNHMRRYPHEFSGGQRQRIGIARALAVDPEFIVADEPVSALDVSIQAQVVNLLLDLKEELGLTLLFIAHDLGVVEYISDHVVVMYLGRIMEIAPSKELYANPIHPYTEALLSAVPIPDPTVRRERIILQGDIPSPINPPSGCVFRTRCPIATKECAEVVPPLEEVTPGHFKACIHRP